The following coding sequences lie in one Coraliomargarita sinensis genomic window:
- a CDS encoding helix-turn-helix transcriptional regulator: MVIDFIGLNFGLVVPMALPDKKIKEFLEASEVFLKPDLGPQNYAERAYDFINRLIPNEFIAFGTLHLDEGHLEIGANHVLPNFAQAMEALGQHMQDYALYNWDPTVNQGKPFSRSDFYTAREFRQTAVYSLTMQPLGVDNHCAVHVPGVDGEVSFFGIERKGASDFSSDEKMLLQMSQSLLSSGRNLALAHNRSTARNANPAALMRAGLTVREADVLTLVSAGQSNLEISETLTLSVDTIKEYVSRILSKIGVSNRLSAALWALRVTHMDAARPTGDQLPRALVPVRSA; encoded by the coding sequence TTGGTCATTGACTTCATCGGGCTCAACTTTGGACTGGTGGTACCCATGGCGTTGCCCGACAAAAAAATTAAAGAATTTTTGGAGGCATCGGAGGTGTTCTTGAAACCGGACCTCGGCCCGCAGAATTATGCCGAGCGGGCATACGATTTTATCAACCGGCTCATACCCAACGAGTTTATTGCCTTCGGAACCCTGCACCTGGATGAGGGGCACCTGGAAATCGGAGCGAACCACGTATTGCCCAACTTCGCACAGGCGATGGAGGCGCTGGGGCAACATATGCAGGACTACGCTCTTTATAACTGGGATCCCACAGTTAACCAGGGAAAACCATTTTCCCGTAGTGATTTTTACACTGCGCGCGAGTTTCGCCAAACCGCAGTCTACTCGTTGACCATGCAACCTTTGGGGGTCGACAACCACTGTGCGGTCCACGTCCCCGGAGTCGACGGAGAGGTCTCCTTTTTCGGCATCGAGCGCAAAGGGGCTTCGGACTTCAGTTCCGATGAAAAGATGCTGTTACAGATGTCTCAGTCGCTGCTCTCCAGCGGGCGCAATCTTGCATTGGCCCACAACCGTTCAACAGCCAGAAACGCCAATCCGGCGGCTTTAATGCGCGCAGGCTTAACGGTACGCGAGGCTGACGTACTCACATTGGTTTCCGCAGGACAATCAAACCTGGAAATTTCTGAAACGCTCACCCTTTCGGTCGATACCATCAAAGAATATGTCAGCCGGATCCTGTCAAAAATTGGCGTTTCCAACCGATTGAGTGCGGCCCTGTGGGCGCTACGCGTGACGCACATGGATGCGGCTCGCCCGACGGGCGATCAACTGCCTCGCGCGCTCGTCCCGGTGCGTTCCGCCTAA
- a CDS encoding glutathione peroxidase has protein sequence MRIFTFLTALLLAQAAAVAANSIYEMTLKTIEGEEVTLAQYKGKTLLIVNVASKCGLTRQYGGLEALYQKYKDRGLVVLGFPCNQFGGQEPGTNEEIQEFCSRKFSVTFPMFDKIEVNGTNRSPLYERLAGPSSPFAGKIKWNFTKFLIGGDGTILQRFEPRVAPDASEMIAAIQASLGSSTPPDAKVASMKEEPNGPAQVYADRIAVLRGLLDQLEKGESEAVSDSPHAERLSDPELIRQAIRQLKAGEDICTRCLMACGGAS, from the coding sequence ATGAGGATTTTCACTTTTCTAACCGCTCTTCTTCTAGCTCAAGCAGCCGCTGTGGCCGCTAACTCCATCTACGAGATGACGCTCAAGACTATTGAAGGCGAAGAAGTGACGCTTGCTCAATATAAGGGAAAAACATTACTCATCGTCAACGTAGCTTCCAAGTGTGGTTTGACGAGGCAATATGGGGGATTGGAGGCGCTTTACCAAAAATACAAAGACCGGGGGCTCGTGGTGCTCGGCTTCCCTTGCAACCAGTTCGGCGGTCAGGAGCCGGGCACGAACGAGGAGATTCAGGAATTTTGCTCGAGGAAGTTCAGTGTGACTTTCCCGATGTTCGATAAAATCGAGGTGAACGGTACCAATCGCTCGCCGCTTTACGAACGACTGGCGGGGCCATCTTCCCCCTTTGCCGGGAAAATTAAATGGAATTTCACCAAGTTTCTCATCGGAGGCGACGGCACCATTCTACAGCGCTTCGAGCCCCGGGTGGCTCCGGATGCTTCGGAGATGATCGCAGCCATCCAAGCATCGCTCGGTTCTTCGACGCCTCCCGATGCTAAGGTTGCCTCGATGAAAGAAGAGCCGAACGGACCAGCGCAGGTCTATGCGGACCGCATCGCGGTGCTTCGTGGTCTCTTGGATCAATTGGAAAAGGGTGAGTCGGAGGCTGTCTCGGATAGCCCGCATGCTGAAAGACTCAGCGATCCCGAACTGATTCGACAGGCCATCCGCCAACTCAAAGCAGGCGAAGATATCTGCACCCGTTGCCTCATGGCTTGCGGCGGAGCGAGCTGA
- a CDS encoding HigA family addiction module antitoxin yields MSDASTDLHFPHPGEILKTDFLEELGITQYRLAVDTKIPHSRVTAIIKGRRAVTADTALRLARYFGNSPEFWLGLQQDYDLWHLKEAALLVEEEVAPYGEK; encoded by the coding sequence ATGAGCGACGCATCTACAGATTTACACTTCCCGCACCCCGGGGAGATTTTGAAAACCGATTTCCTTGAAGAGTTGGGCATCACGCAGTATCGACTGGCGGTGGATACGAAAATCCCGCACAGCCGGGTGACGGCGATCATCAAGGGACGGCGTGCGGTGACTGCGGATACGGCTTTGCGACTAGCCCGCTACTTTGGGAACTCGCCCGAATTTTGGCTCGGGCTGCAGCAGGACTATGATTTGTGGCATCTTAAGGAAGCCGCTCTTCTGGTGGAAGAAGAGGTGGCGCCTTACGGGGAAAAGTAG